In Streptomyces liangshanensis, the DNA window GTCCGTCTTCGAGTCGGCGCTGCCCGAGGAGGTCGCGGGGCCCTACCGGGCGGCGCTCACCAAGCTCCAGGAGGCGGCGCCGCCGATGCCGAGCGGCACGGTGCACGCCGTGCTGGCCGAGCGGCTGGGCGAGGGCTGGCGCGAGATGTTCCTGGAGTTCGAGGAGAAGCCCGCGGCGGCGGCGTCGATCGGGCAGGTGCACCGGGCGGTGTGGCACGACGGCCGGGTGGTCGCGGTCAAGGTGCAGTATCCGGGCGCCGGGGAGGCCCTGCTGTCGGACCTGACGCAGCTGAGCCGGTTCGTCCGGCTGCTGGGGCCTCTGATCCCGGGCATGGACATGAAGCCGCTGATCACCGAAATGCGGGACCGGGTCTCCGAGGAGCTGGACTACGCACTGGAGGCGGAGTCCCAGCGGGAACACGCGGCGGAGTTCGCGGACGATCCCGACGTGGTGGTGCCGGACGTGGTGCACCAGAGCGAGCAGGTGCTGATCACGGAGTGGATCGACGGGAAGCCGCTGGCCGACGTGATCTCGGGTGGGTCGGCGGAGGAGCGGGACCGCGCGGGGCAGTTGCTGGCCCGCTTCCTGTTCTCGGGTCCCGCGCGGACGGGTCTGCTGCACGCGGACCCGCATCCGGGGAACTTCCGGCTGCTGCCCCCGGACGAGGGCGTGGAGGACGGGGAGTACCGGTTGGGGGTGCTCGACTTCGGCACGGTCGACCGGCTGCCCGGCGGGTTGCCCGACACCATCGGGTACGCGCTGCGGATGACGCTGGAGGGGGACGCGGAGGGGGTGTACGACCTGCTGCGCGAGGACGGGTTCGTCAAGGAGTCCATCGACCTCGACCCGGACGCGGTGCTGGACTATCTGCTGCCCATCATCGAGCCGGCGGCGGCGGACGAGTTCACGTTCACCCGGAGCTGGAT includes these proteins:
- a CDS encoding ABC1 kinase family protein produces the protein MSDLPRKAVTRTAKLAALPLGFAGRATWGLGRRIGGKSAEIVSKELQQRTADQLFKVLGELKGGAMKFGQALSVFESALPEEVAGPYRAALTKLQEAAPPMPSGTVHAVLAERLGEGWREMFLEFEEKPAAAASIGQVHRAVWHDGRVVAVKVQYPGAGEALLSDLTQLSRFVRLLGPLIPGMDMKPLITEMRDRVSEELDYALEAESQREHAAEFADDPDVVVPDVVHQSEQVLITEWIDGKPLADVISGGSAEERDRAGQLLARFLFSGPARTGLLHADPHPGNFRLLPPDEGVEDGEYRLGVLDFGTVDRLPGGLPDTIGYALRMTLEGDAEGVYDLLREDGFVKESIDLDPDAVLDYLLPIIEPAAADEFTFTRSWMRNQAARIADPRSPAHQLGRQLNLPPAYLLIHRVTLSTIGVLCQLNATVRLRDELEDWLPGFLPDEEEEEEEGTT